In Mytilus edulis unplaced genomic scaffold, xbMytEdul2.2 SCAFFOLD_109, whole genome shotgun sequence, a genomic segment contains:
- the LOC139506291 gene encoding uncharacterized protein, which translates to MSDSEKLLDSDHESLPAGTSVHSLRDGISAHNTGNNDLVDTFSLFKTYLDGKIATLHKDLAVGNENFSTKLKQEVSVKLKGEGNQIQFNFNCEIMADLVKLQKRIPDEDAACLKLVSGAILKVKKRNKLIRIADKSPAGWKTVREYESDDLASDSEDEKRIRSAETRAIRSIKEKKRPHPYRTATATASAPSVPMPNQHNARQNNYQQPPFRTGRRREPSSQDICYNCNRLGHWRTQCPLLFSTKPGVSGTTRQQN; encoded by the coding sequence ATGTCTGACTCCGAGAAACTTCTAGATTCCGACCATGAATCTTTGCCAGCTGGTACTAGTGTACATTCGTTGCGTGATGGTATTTCTGCACATAATACTGGGAATAACGACTTGGTGGATACTTTCTCTCTGTTTAAAACCTATCTTGATGGGAAGATCGCTACTCTACACAAAGATTTGGCAGTTGGCAACGAGAATTTTTCTACCAAACTCAAGCAGGAAGTTTCAGTTAAACTCAAAGGTGAGGGCAACCAGATACAATTCAACTTTAATTGTGAAATCATGGCCGACCTCGTTAAGCTCCAGAAGCGTATTCCTGATGAAGATGCAGCTTGTCTTAAATTGGTATCTGGAGCTATCCTTAAGGTTAAGAAGCGAAATAAACTCATCCGCATTGCAGACAAATCTCCTGCAGGATGGAAAACCGTCCGTGAATATGAAAGCGACGACCTTGCCTCCGACTCCGAAGACGAGAAGCGCATTCGTTCTGCAGAAACCCGTGCCATCAGGAGTATCAAGGAAAAGAAAAGACCTCATCCTTATAGAACCGCTACAGCTACTGCTTCTGCTCCTTCTGTACCTATGCCTAATCAACATAACGCTAGACAAAACAACTACCAACAGCCGCCCTTTCGGACCGGCAGACGGAGGGAACCGTCATCTCAGGACATCTGTTACAACTGCAACCGGCTTGGCCACTGGCGAACTCAGTGCCCCCTCCTATTCAGTACAAAACCAGGTGTCTCAGGGACAACAAGGCAACAGAATTAA